From the Exiguobacterium aurantiacum genome, one window contains:
- the yqiS gene encoding phosphate butyryltransferase: MNFERMLDQAKQLDGRTVSIAGAADVEVIRAVKLATDHGLSRFKLIGDAREIKRLCDEHDIDEDAVDIIHVKGDKNIAKRATLAVRTGEADVLMKGMVATSTFMKAVLSRETGLRTNRTLSHIALFQIPNRERLIGVTDAAIHIAPTLDEKVEIIHNAVAAMHDIGYASPKVAAIGAVEVVNPQMTATLDAALLSQMNRRGQIKGCVVDGPLALDNAVDMVAAKQKGIASEVAGQADLLLVPYIEVGNVLYKSMMYFAGASVAAIVVGAAAPVVLTSRADTAEAKLYSLAFALLHAKK; this comes from the coding sequence ATGAATTTTGAACGGATGCTCGATCAAGCGAAACAGTTAGACGGGCGAACCGTCTCGATCGCGGGGGCGGCCGACGTAGAAGTCATCCGCGCCGTCAAGCTCGCGACCGATCACGGATTATCTCGGTTCAAACTAATCGGGGATGCCCGAGAGATCAAACGATTATGTGACGAACACGACATCGATGAGGACGCGGTCGATATCATCCACGTCAAGGGCGACAAGAATATTGCCAAACGGGCGACGCTCGCCGTCAGGACCGGAGAAGCCGACGTGCTCATGAAAGGTATGGTGGCGACATCGACGTTCATGAAAGCGGTGCTAAGCCGAGAGACGGGACTTCGGACGAACCGGACGCTCAGCCATATCGCTTTGTTCCAAATCCCGAATCGGGAACGGCTGATCGGAGTGACCGATGCGGCGATCCATATCGCTCCGACACTCGATGAGAAAGTCGAGATTATCCACAACGCCGTCGCGGCGATGCATGACATCGGTTACGCGTCGCCGAAAGTGGCCGCAATCGGGGCGGTCGAGGTCGTCAACCCGCAGATGACGGCGACACTCGACGCTGCGCTGCTCAGTCAGATGAACCGGCGCGGACAAATCAAAGGTTGTGTCGTCGATGGACCGCTCGCGCTCGATAACGCCGTCGACATGGTCGCGGCCAAACAAAAAGGCATCGCTAGCGAAGTCGCCGGGCAAGCCGACTTATTGCTCGTCCCATACATAGAGGTCGGCAACGTCCTTTATAAGTCGATGATGTACTTTGCCGGAGCGAGCGTGGCGGCCATCGTCGTCGGCGCGGCCGCACCGGTCGTCTTGACGAGCCGGGCCGACACGGCCGAGGCCAAACTGTACTCACTCGCGTTCGCGCTCTTGCACGCCAAAAAATAA
- a CDS encoding Glu/Leu/Phe/Val family dehydrogenase, translating into MMETNMEPRFRIFDVLQAEDYEQIVFCQDQASGLKAIIAIHDTTLGPALGGLRMWNYASEEEALTDVLRLAKGMTYKNAAAGLNLGGGKAVIIGNAKTDKSEALFRAFGRYVQSLSGRYITAEDVNTTVADMDFIHMETDYVTGVSPAFGSSGNPSPVTAYGVYRGMKAAAKWKFGSDSLAGKTVAVQGVGNVAYNLCRHLHEEGAHLVVTDINEEALKRAETDFGATVVKPDEIYAVDCDIFAPCALGAVINDKTIPMLKAQIVAGAANNQLAEDRHGDVLEERGILYAPDFVINAGGVINVADELEGYNRERAMKKVELIYDNMQRVFEIAERDGVPTHVAAEKMAEERIQMMSRSRSQFLKVEKSLLGGR; encoded by the coding sequence ATGATGGAAACAAACATGGAACCACGCTTTCGTATTTTCGACGTCTTACAGGCTGAGGATTATGAGCAAATCGTCTTCTGCCAAGACCAGGCGTCAGGATTAAAGGCGATTATCGCGATTCACGATACGACGCTCGGACCGGCTCTCGGGGGGCTGCGCATGTGGAACTATGCGTCGGAAGAAGAAGCGCTTACGGACGTCCTTCGTTTGGCAAAAGGGATGACGTATAAAAACGCGGCTGCGGGACTTAACCTCGGCGGCGGCAAGGCCGTCATCATCGGGAACGCGAAGACGGACAAGTCCGAGGCGCTGTTCCGGGCGTTCGGTCGTTACGTGCAATCACTCAGCGGTCGCTACATCACGGCCGAGGACGTCAACACGACGGTCGCTGATATGGACTTCATCCACATGGAGACCGATTATGTGACCGGCGTCAGCCCAGCGTTCGGATCGAGCGGCAATCCGTCGCCGGTGACGGCGTACGGCGTTTACCGCGGCATGAAGGCGGCGGCGAAATGGAAGTTCGGTTCGGACTCGCTCGCTGGGAAGACGGTCGCCGTCCAAGGGGTCGGGAACGTCGCCTACAACTTGTGCCGTCATTTACACGAGGAAGGGGCGCACTTGGTCGTGACCGACATTAACGAAGAGGCGCTCAAGCGGGCCGAGACGGACTTCGGAGCGACAGTCGTCAAGCCGGATGAGATCTATGCGGTCGATTGCGACATCTTCGCGCCGTGTGCACTTGGAGCGGTCATCAATGACAAGACGATTCCAATGCTCAAAGCCCAAATCGTGGCCGGTGCGGCCAACAACCAACTCGCTGAGGACCGTCATGGGGACGTGTTAGAAGAGCGCGGCATCCTCTATGCGCCAGACTTCGTCATCAACGCGGGCGGCGTCATCAACGTGGCCGACGAGCTCGAAGGCTATAACCGCGAGCGGGCGATGAAGAAAGTCGAGCTCATTTACGACAACATGCAGCGCGTCTTCGAGATTGCTGAGCGCGATGGTGTCCCGACGCATGTCGCGGCCGAGAAGATGGCCGAAGAGCGCATCCAGATGATGTCACGGTCGCGCAGCCAGTTCTTGAAAGTCGAAAAGAGCTTGTTAGGTGGGCGCTGA
- the buk gene encoding butyrate kinase, which yields MTRQLILAINPGSTSTKVGLFDGTDEIMSRTVRHGADVTGLSLPEQLPHREREVRDLLAETGIAGEELSAIVGRGGLLAPMTSGTYAVNPLMREDLASGRFGMHASNLGGLLAHKLGDLFQVPNFIVDPVVVDELGPLARATGMPEINRRSIFHALNQKAVAKRFAAENGSDYNELNLVIAHLGGGITVGAHAKGKVIDVNNGLDGDGPLAPERAGSIPVGQVVELCYSTRYKESEMKQKIVGRGGLFAHLGTFDAIEIEQRMADGDEQAALLYETMAYRVAQEIAKHGATLRGDVDAILLTGGIAYSTWLTEQISARVGYLAPVHIYPGEDELKALAEGAFRAIRHEEAVREYEGDTHGTRI from the coding sequence ATGACACGACAGCTCATTCTCGCCATCAACCCGGGTTCGACTTCGACAAAGGTCGGTTTGTTTGACGGAACGGACGAGATCATGTCTCGTACCGTCCGTCATGGGGCCGACGTCACAGGATTGTCACTTCCGGAGCAACTGCCACATCGGGAACGCGAAGTGCGGGACTTATTGGCCGAGACGGGCATCGCGGGCGAGGAGTTGTCCGCGATCGTCGGTCGCGGCGGTTTGCTCGCCCCGATGACATCGGGGACGTACGCCGTCAACCCGCTCATGCGGGAAGATTTGGCGAGCGGACGCTTCGGTATGCATGCCTCGAATTTGGGCGGTTTGCTCGCACACAAGCTCGGTGATTTATTTCAAGTGCCGAATTTCATCGTTGACCCGGTCGTCGTCGACGAGCTCGGACCGCTCGCGCGGGCGACAGGAATGCCTGAAATCAATCGGCGCAGCATCTTTCACGCCTTGAACCAGAAGGCGGTCGCGAAACGTTTTGCGGCTGAAAATGGAAGCGATTACAACGAACTTAACTTGGTCATCGCCCACCTCGGTGGCGGTATCACGGTCGGCGCCCATGCCAAAGGAAAAGTCATCGATGTAAACAATGGGCTCGATGGCGACGGCCCGCTCGCCCCGGAACGGGCAGGTTCAATTCCTGTTGGACAGGTAGTAGAACTATGTTATAGTACCAGGTATAAAGAGTCGGAAATGAAACAGAAAATCGTCGGACGCGGAGGACTGTTTGCCCACCTCGGGACGTTCGACGCGATCGAGATCGAACAGCGCATGGCAGATGGTGATGAACAGGCCGCTCTTCTTTATGAGACGATGGCATACCGCGTCGCCCAAGAGATCGCCAAACATGGCGCTACGCTGCGCGGCGACGTCGATGCGATTTTGTTGACGGGCGGCATCGCCTATTCGACTTGGCTGACCGAGCAAATCAGTGCCCGCGTCGGCTATTTGGCGCCGGTCCACATCTATCCGGGTGAAGATGAGCTGAAGGCACTCGCCGAAGGAGCTTTCCGGGCCATCCGACATGAAGAAGCAGTTCGAGAATATGAGGGGGATACACATGGCACGAGAATTTGA
- the lpdA gene encoding dihydrolipoyl dehydrogenase: MAREFEIVVIGGGPGGYVAAIKAAQAGKTVAIVEAEKLGGTCLHKGCIPTKALLKAAHVYQTAKHGSAYGVETGAVTFNMERAQSFKRDLVAGLEKGIEHLMKQGKIEVFRGKASILGPSIFSPQPGTVAVEDASGESELILPNQLIIATGSIPRELPGLPFDHTRILNSDDLLQFEQLPDSIAIVGGGVIGVEWASMLIDLDVNVTLIEVGERLLPLEDKAVSREVERLLKKRGVKVKKNVTVDPERTIVSSDDVALAVGDETISVDCVLVSVGRVANTEHLGLQNTSIVVENGVIQVDEQYRTKERHIFAIGDCIGKLQLAHVASAEGVKAVETILGHEPTPLDYALIPRCVYGVPEVASVGMTEETAKAAGHEVKTGTYRFNGLGKARIEGQADGFVKLVSDKETDDLLGVHIVGPKATELITEGGLALVLNATAWEMGQLVHPHPALSEAFQEAALAVDGLPIHA, encoded by the coding sequence ATGGCACGAGAATTTGAAATCGTCGTCATCGGCGGCGGTCCTGGCGGATATGTCGCGGCCATCAAGGCGGCCCAAGCCGGTAAAACTGTCGCAATCGTGGAGGCTGAGAAACTTGGCGGGACATGTCTACATAAAGGCTGCATCCCGACGAAGGCGTTGTTGAAAGCGGCCCACGTCTATCAGACGGCGAAACACGGGAGCGCGTACGGTGTCGAGACAGGGGCCGTCACGTTCAACATGGAACGGGCCCAGTCGTTCAAACGAGACTTGGTCGCAGGATTAGAGAAAGGCATCGAGCATTTGATGAAGCAAGGCAAAATCGAAGTGTTCCGCGGCAAAGCGTCCATCTTAGGGCCGAGCATCTTCTCACCGCAGCCGGGAACGGTCGCGGTCGAAGACGCCTCGGGCGAGTCCGAGCTTATCTTGCCGAACCAGCTCATCATCGCGACAGGATCGATTCCGCGCGAACTGCCTGGCCTCCCGTTTGACCATACACGCATCTTGAACTCGGATGACCTGCTCCAGTTCGAACAGTTGCCGGACTCAATCGCCATCGTCGGCGGTGGCGTCATCGGTGTCGAATGGGCCTCGATGCTCATCGACTTAGATGTAAACGTCACTTTGATCGAAGTCGGGGAGCGTCTGTTGCCGCTCGAAGACAAAGCGGTGTCACGAGAAGTCGAACGGCTCCTCAAAAAGCGCGGCGTAAAAGTGAAAAAGAACGTGACGGTCGACCCAGAACGGACGATTGTGTCCTCGGACGATGTCGCACTCGCCGTCGGGGATGAGACGATTTCGGTCGACTGCGTCCTCGTCTCGGTCGGACGGGTCGCCAATACGGAGCATCTCGGCTTACAGAACACCTCGATTGTCGTCGAGAACGGTGTCATCCAAGTCGATGAACAGTATCGGACGAAAGAACGTCACATCTTCGCCATTGGAGACTGCATCGGCAAACTCCAGCTCGCCCATGTCGCCTCGGCGGAAGGGGTGAAGGCGGTCGAGACGATTCTCGGCCACGAGCCGACACCGCTCGATTACGCCTTGATCCCACGTTGCGTCTATGGGGTGCCGGAAGTCGCATCGGTCGGCATGACCGAGGAAACAGCCAAAGCGGCCGGACATGAAGTCAAGACGGGCACGTATCGTTTCAACGGCCTCGGCAAGGCCCGCATCGAAGGGCAAGCGGATGGGTTCGTCAAACTTGTATCGGACAAGGAAACCGACGACCTGCTCGGGGTGCACATCGTCGGACCGAAAGCGACAGAATTAATCACAGAAGGCGGACTCGCTCTCGTCTTGAACGCCACGGCATGGGAAATGGGCCAGCTCGTCCATCCTCACCCGGCGCTGAGCGAAGCGTTCCAAGAGGCGGCACTGGCCGTCGACGGATTACCGATTCACGCCTAA
- a CDS encoding thiamine pyrophosphate-dependent dehydrogenase E1 component subunit alpha — MTVNSYEELGLTKQDLGAMYETMVRARKIDERMWKLNRAGKIPFVVSCQGQEAAQVGAAFALEKGTDYILPYYRDVAVVLHFGQTARDLMLSAFAKAEDPNSGGRQMPGHFGSKQHRIVTGSSPVTTQVPHAVGVALAAKLKKEELVTFVSFGEGSSNQGDFHEGANFAGVHKLPVILFCENNKYAISVPLSKQLACERVSDRAKGYGMPGVTVDGTDPIAVYVVVKEARARALRGEGPTLIEAEVERLVPHSSDDDDKAYRSVEELANLKNRDGNQLFRKRLIEDGVMTEEELAEIEANVDREVNEATAYADKAPYASPESTMDHVYEGEM, encoded by the coding sequence ATGACTGTGAATTCATATGAGGAACTAGGGTTGACGAAACAAGACCTCGGTGCGATGTACGAGACGATGGTCCGTGCCCGTAAAATCGATGAGCGCATGTGGAAATTAAACCGTGCCGGAAAAATCCCGTTCGTCGTCTCGTGTCAAGGACAAGAGGCGGCCCAAGTCGGTGCGGCGTTCGCGCTCGAGAAAGGGACGGACTACATCCTCCCGTATTACCGGGATGTCGCCGTCGTCTTACACTTCGGACAGACGGCCCGCGACTTGATGTTGTCGGCGTTCGCCAAGGCGGAGGACCCGAACTCGGGCGGTCGTCAAATGCCGGGCCATTTCGGTTCGAAACAGCACCGCATCGTGACGGGCTCGTCTCCGGTGACGACGCAAGTGCCGCATGCGGTCGGTGTGGCACTCGCCGCCAAACTGAAAAAAGAAGAGCTCGTCACGTTCGTCTCGTTCGGTGAAGGCTCGTCGAACCAAGGGGACTTCCACGAAGGCGCGAACTTCGCGGGTGTCCATAAATTGCCGGTGATCTTGTTCTGTGAGAACAACAAATATGCCATCTCGGTACCGCTCTCGAAGCAGCTCGCCTGTGAGCGCGTGTCGGACCGGGCCAAAGGTTACGGCATGCCTGGCGTCACGGTCGATGGGACAGATCCGATCGCCGTCTATGTCGTCGTGAAAGAAGCCCGTGCCCGCGCCCTTCGCGGTGAAGGCCCGACACTCATCGAAGCCGAGGTCGAACGTCTCGTACCGCATTCGTCGGATGACGATGACAAAGCGTACCGCTCGGTCGAAGAGTTGGCTAACCTGAAGAATCGCGACGGGAATCAATTGTTCCGGAAGCGTTTGATCGAGGACGGCGTCATGACCGAGGAAGAACTCGCAGAGATCGAGGCGAACGTCGATCGTGAAGTCAATGAGGCGACTGCTTACGCCGACAAGGCACCATATGCGTCTCCTGAATCGACGATGGACCATGTGTACGAGGGGGAAATGTGA
- a CDS encoding alpha-ketoacid dehydrogenase subunit beta has product MKTFIEAINEAIHEEMERDENVFVLGEDVGVRGGVFRATQGLIEKYGEDRVIDAPLAESAIAGVGIGAAMYGMRPIAEMQFADFIMPAVNQIVSEAAKIRYRSNNDWTCPMVIRAPFGGGIHGALYHSQSVEAMFNSTPGLKVVIPSDPVDAKGLLKSAIRSNDPVLFFEHKRAYRLLKADIPTDDYTVEIGKAAVKREGDDITIITYGLCVHMAQEAAKTLEGEGISTHILDLRTIYPLDQEGIVEAVKKTGKVLLVTEDNKEGSIIGEVAAIIAEKALFELDAPIERLAGPDVPSMPYAPPMEKFFIVSPEKIAERARQLAAF; this is encoded by the coding sequence ATGAAAACGTTTATTGAAGCGATCAATGAAGCGATCCATGAAGAGATGGAACGCGATGAGAACGTCTTCGTGCTCGGGGAAGATGTCGGTGTCCGTGGCGGTGTGTTCCGCGCGACGCAAGGCTTGATTGAGAAGTATGGTGAGGACCGCGTCATCGATGCGCCGCTCGCCGAGAGTGCGATCGCAGGTGTCGGGATCGGGGCGGCCATGTACGGCATGCGTCCGATCGCCGAAATGCAATTCGCCGACTTCATCATGCCGGCGGTCAACCAAATCGTCTCCGAAGCGGCAAAAATCCGCTACCGTTCAAATAACGATTGGACGTGCCCGATGGTCATCCGTGCACCGTTCGGCGGTGGGATTCATGGCGCGCTCTATCATTCTCAATCGGTCGAGGCGATGTTCAATTCGACACCTGGCCTCAAGGTCGTCATCCCGTCCGACCCGGTCGATGCGAAAGGATTGCTCAAGTCAGCCATCCGCTCGAACGACCCGGTCCTCTTCTTCGAACATAAACGGGCGTACCGCCTCTTGAAAGCCGACATTCCGACTGACGACTATACGGTCGAAATCGGCAAGGCCGCCGTCAAACGGGAAGGTGACGACATCACGATTATCACGTACGGTCTGTGCGTCCATATGGCCCAGGAAGCGGCGAAGACGCTCGAAGGCGAAGGCATCAGTACGCACATCCTCGATTTGCGCACGATCTATCCGCTCGACCAAGAGGGGATCGTCGAAGCCGTCAAGAAGACCGGGAAAGTGCTCCTCGTCACCGAGGACAATAAAGAAGGTAGCATCATCGGGGAAGTCGCGGCCATCATCGCGGAGAAAGCGCTGTTCGAACTCGACGCGCCAATCGAGCGTCTGGCGGGACCGGACGTGCCGTCGATGCCGTATGCACCACCGATGGAGAAATTTTTCATCGTATCCCCTGAAAAAATCGCGGAGCGGGCACGTCAGCTCGCCGCCTTTTAA
- a CDS encoding dihydrolipoamide acetyltransferase family protein, which yields MEQTIKMPQLGESVTEGTITTFLVKPGDRVEEYEPLAEVMTDKVTAEIPATSAGVVKQILISEGDTVAVGTPVLVMEVEGAESAPAKAEVEVEPAQVEADPVETKQAVTAASAAPRKQNNGRFSPAVIRLANENAIDLNELDGSGLGGRITRKDVLRYLSEGRPVKPEAATQAPVQETMTQTKLDVPETVAAPAVTQPAPAASSSSDRVELIPTAGVRQAIANNMVRSKHEAPHAWLMIEVDVTNLVAARAKLKDEFFKREGVKLTFMPFFMKAAIEALKKHPMMNSEWAGDHIKVHQDIHLSVAVAANDALYVPVIKHADEKNIKGLAVALQDVAARARANRLKADEMRGGTFTINNTGAFGSIQSAPILNYPQAAILSVESIVKRPVWVNGMFAARDMVNLCMSVDHRVLDGLVAGQFLQAIKQSLESINPDTYTLY from the coding sequence ATGGAACAGACAATTAAAATGCCACAGCTCGGAGAAAGTGTCACTGAGGGGACGATCACAACGTTTCTCGTCAAACCAGGTGACCGCGTCGAGGAGTATGAGCCGCTCGCCGAGGTCATGACCGATAAAGTAACCGCTGAGATTCCGGCGACGAGCGCCGGTGTCGTGAAACAGATTTTAATCAGTGAAGGCGATACGGTCGCCGTCGGCACACCGGTCCTCGTCATGGAAGTCGAAGGTGCCGAGTCTGCGCCGGCGAAAGCAGAAGTGGAAGTAGAACCGGCACAAGTCGAAGCGGACCCGGTCGAGACGAAGCAAGCGGTCACTGCCGCATCGGCTGCACCGCGGAAACAGAATAACGGACGGTTCTCACCGGCCGTCATCCGACTCGCCAACGAGAATGCAATCGATTTGAACGAGCTCGACGGCAGCGGCCTCGGCGGTCGCATCACGCGCAAAGACGTCCTTCGCTATTTGTCGGAAGGCCGTCCGGTCAAACCGGAAGCGGCGACGCAAGCTCCGGTTCAAGAGACGATGACACAAACGAAGCTCGACGTGCCTGAGACGGTCGCGGCACCGGCTGTAACGCAGCCTGCCCCGGCAGCCAGCTCGTCGTCGGACCGAGTCGAACTCATTCCGACGGCCGGTGTCCGTCAAGCGATCGCGAACAACATGGTACGCTCGAAACATGAGGCCCCGCATGCGTGGCTCATGATCGAGGTCGATGTGACGAACCTCGTCGCAGCCCGGGCTAAGTTGAAAGACGAGTTCTTCAAACGGGAAGGTGTCAAGCTGACGTTCATGCCGTTCTTCATGAAGGCGGCCATCGAGGCGCTGAAAAAACATCCGATGATGAACTCCGAATGGGCAGGCGATCACATCAAAGTCCATCAAGACATCCATCTATCGGTCGCCGTCGCGGCGAACGATGCCCTCTACGTCCCGGTCATCAAGCATGCGGACGAGAAGAACATCAAAGGTCTCGCTGTCGCCCTTCAAGACGTCGCGGCCCGTGCCCGCGCCAATCGCTTGAAAGCGGACGAGATGCGGGGCGGCACGTTCACGATCAACAACACGGGTGCGTTCGGTTCAATCCAATCGGCCCCGATTCTGAATTACCCGCAAGCGGCGATTTTGTCGGTCGAGTCGATCGTGAAGCGCCCGGTATGGGTGAACGGGATGTTCGCGGCGCGCGATATGGTCAACTTGTGCATGTCGGTCGACCACCGCGTCCTCGACGGTCTCGTCGCCGGTCAGTTCTTGCAGGCAATCAAACAGTCGCTTGAATCGATCAATCCCGACACGTATACGCTCTATTGA
- a CDS encoding sporulation protein: protein MFKKLLSSIGIGAATVDTRLTESACVPGGTLDGVVHIKGGSTEQSVDRIYIFFNTLYKHEVNDKTTYSTFTIEKILLNEAPFMIGPEEVKEIPFTIEVPYNTPISVSQSKSWIETGLDIAQAVDPKDEDSILVKPNQAQQVVLDVLDDIGFRLKKADTEMLPARHRSGRLPIAQELEYSPNGTSYGRKLDELEVVMLQTESSLDLLIQVDKSVHNLGSLFADLTGTDESTHRLSYTNAELASPERIRRDLETLIERSI, encoded by the coding sequence ATGTTCAAAAAGTTATTATCATCGATTGGAATCGGCGCCGCGACAGTGGACACGCGACTCACCGAGAGCGCCTGTGTGCCTGGCGGGACGCTCGACGGTGTCGTCCATATTAAAGGCGGCAGCACCGAACAATCGGTCGACCGGATTTACATCTTCTTCAACACGCTCTATAAACATGAGGTGAACGACAAGACGACGTATTCGACGTTCACGATCGAGAAGATCTTGTTGAATGAGGCGCCGTTCATGATCGGTCCTGAGGAAGTGAAAGAGATCCCGTTCACGATCGAGGTCCCGTACAACACACCGATCTCGGTCAGCCAGTCCAAATCATGGATCGAGACCGGCCTCGACATCGCCCAGGCCGTCGACCCGAAAGACGAGGACTCGATTCTCGTCAAACCGAACCAGGCCCAGCAGGTCGTCCTCGACGTGCTCGACGACATCGGCTTCCGCTTGAAGAAGGCCGATACTGAGATGCTTCCGGCCCGCCATCGTTCCGGTCGCCTCCCGATTGCCCAAGAACTCGAATATTCACCGAACGGGACGAGCTACGGACGCAAACTTGATGAGCTCGAAGTCGTCATGCTGCAAACGGAGTCGTCGCTAGATTTATTGATTCAAGTCGACAAGAGCGTCCATAACCTCGGCAGCCTGTTCGCCGATTTGACGGGGACCGACGAGTCGACACACCGCCTCAGCTACACGAACGCCGAGCTCGCCTCGCCCGAGCGCATCCGGCGTGACCTCGAAACGTTAATCGAACGCTCCATTTGA